The proteins below come from a single Vibrio cyclitrophicus genomic window:
- a CDS encoding glutathione synthase: MLTSLIPQQIIEDACEWAIMHGVAFRQSDNTARHCPFSIAPMTMEREVYDHLRRVTPLITKLISNVSEDHDFLQSSLSDMAQADPFFGHLMELHQQAHGSVDERLNPARQPLLLMRTDFMDDRQHGAKVIEFNGIAAGMAPFGQRATEFHSFMQNQWPNVYNHWLEEPSATPAENQGLTQLAYGIASAAKQVKADFNEQGKPIFLMVVQKNEDNVYDQHLLEVELQKQGVRTVRRTFDQLSSQLSTGDNQRLLLQDVGAVDVVYLRAGYQYSDYWAPELNESVCCDTLSQTRLFIEQHHVAVNATFSQQLATSKTMQMLLTMMPVSEYARWGLTLEEAKLVKSVLADMKPITSESIEWFYTQADKQEWVLKNQGEGGGHCVFGDDISEQLSRLKPEEYDAWTLMQRLYPHEREVPTIAVRDTQQTLVTDLVSEVGLFTVYYQGEPVTELDGYAGYLIRSKPASENEGGIHSGKGILDSLTLIES, from the coding sequence ATGCTAACGTCATTGATTCCGCAACAAATTATTGAAGACGCGTGTGAGTGGGCAATCATGCACGGTGTCGCTTTTCGTCAGTCTGACAATACCGCGAGGCATTGTCCTTTCAGTATTGCGCCAATGACAATGGAGCGTGAGGTTTATGATCACTTGCGCCGAGTCACTCCGCTTATCACTAAGTTGATCAGTAACGTGTCGGAAGATCATGATTTTTTACAGTCATCATTGAGCGATATGGCTCAAGCCGATCCGTTCTTTGGTCACTTGATGGAGTTGCATCAACAAGCCCATGGCAGTGTGGATGAGCGCTTGAATCCTGCCCGTCAGCCACTGTTGTTGATGCGTACTGATTTTATGGACGATCGCCAACACGGTGCAAAAGTGATTGAGTTTAATGGTATTGCTGCAGGGATGGCTCCGTTTGGTCAACGTGCAACAGAATTTCACTCATTCATGCAAAACCAATGGCCAAACGTTTATAACCATTGGTTGGAAGAACCGTCAGCAACACCGGCTGAAAACCAAGGCTTAACCCAGTTGGCTTATGGTATCGCTAGTGCTGCAAAGCAAGTTAAAGCGGACTTCAATGAACAAGGCAAACCGATTTTCTTGATGGTGGTACAGAAGAACGAAGACAATGTTTATGACCAACACCTACTTGAAGTTGAGTTACAAAAACAGGGTGTTCGCACGGTTCGCCGTACCTTCGATCAATTGAGCTCTCAGCTTTCAACGGGCGATAACCAACGTCTGCTTTTGCAAGATGTTGGTGCAGTCGATGTTGTGTACCTAAGAGCGGGTTATCAGTATTCAGACTACTGGGCGCCTGAGCTTAATGAATCCGTTTGTTGCGACACGCTAAGTCAGACGCGTTTGTTCATCGAACAACACCATGTCGCTGTGAATGCTACCTTCAGCCAACAGCTAGCAACCAGTAAAACCATGCAGATGCTCCTAACCATGATGCCTGTATCAGAATACGCTCGTTGGGGGTTAACGCTAGAAGAAGCTAAATTGGTGAAAAGTGTTTTAGCAGATATGAAACCAATCACCAGCGAGTCGATTGAATGGTTTTACACACAAGCTGATAAGCAAGAATGGGTGCTGAAAAACCAAGGTGAGGGTGGCGGCCATTGTGTGTTCGGTGACGATATCAGCGAGCAACTTAGTCGACTTAAGCCAGAAGAGTACGACGCGTGGACACTCATGCAGCGCTTGTACCCACATGAGCGAGAGGTACCTACCATTGCAGTGCGTGATACTCAACAAACACTCGTAACAGATTTAGTCAGCGAAGTCGGTCTATTTACCGTTTACTACCAAGGTGAACCAGTAACAGAGCTAGATGGTTACGCAGGTTATTTGATTCGCAGCAAACCAGCCAGTGAAAACGAAGGCGGGATCCACAGTGGAAAAGGGATTTTGGATTCTTTAACACTGATTGAATCCTAA
- a CDS encoding sugar O-acetyltransferase, translating to MKTELQKMLSGEIFDGADHEIDHMRTHASKALSDFNQCSDDTQQPSLQANLFGKVGSSVVRPPFHCEFGKTIEIGDNTFINMNVVMLDGANIRIGNNVLVGPSAQFYTASHSLDHLSRRKWETFCLPITVEDDVWIGGNSVINQGVTIGARSVIAANSVVNSDVPPDCLYGGTPAKLIRHLNTEQRR from the coding sequence ATGAAAACAGAACTCCAAAAAATGCTATCCGGTGAAATTTTTGATGGCGCAGACCATGAGATAGACCACATGCGCACTCACGCGAGCAAGGCTCTGTCAGACTTCAATCAATGTTCAGACGATACTCAGCAGCCAAGCCTTCAAGCTAATCTATTTGGGAAAGTAGGCAGCAGCGTTGTCCGACCTCCTTTTCATTGCGAGTTTGGTAAAACCATTGAGATCGGTGACAACACCTTTATCAACATGAATGTTGTCATGCTTGACGGCGCCAATATCAGAATTGGTAACAATGTATTGGTGGGGCCAAGTGCTCAATTTTACACAGCCTCTCACTCATTGGATCACCTCAGTCGCCGTAAGTGGGAAACGTTTTGTCTACCTATTACAGTCGAAGATGATGTCTGGATTGGCGGAAACTCGGTGATTAACCAAGGCGTGACGATTGGTGCTCGCTCTGTTATCGCAGCGAACTCTGTGGTCAATAGTGATGTGCCACCAGACTGCTTATACGGAGGCACGCCAGCCAAGTTGATTCGACATTTGAATACTGAGCAAAGACGATAG
- the add gene encoding adenosine deaminase, with product MDFLALPKIDLHCHLDGSVRPDTIIDLAKQYNIELPEDRDAVVQSLTVPEDCKNLDEYLACFSLPLQVMQTEEAIERISFELYEDAALENVKYLEVRFAPILHVNKGLSLDAIIASAVKGMKRAEEKYDIKGNYIMSVLRMFPKDSIKDVIDAGHPYLGKGVVAFDIAGGEKPGFCAEFPEYTQYALDKGYRITVHAGEQWHGQNVYDAVTMLDAERIGHGVHIQGNEDAYNIVKEKQVALETCPTSNVQTKCIHKFSDHPIAEFKKDGIVVTINTDNRTVSNTTMTNEVKRVCETFGLTKEDYAEIYKYSVESAFASDEVKQHLMGFVKQI from the coding sequence ATGGATTTTCTAGCACTACCAAAGATTGATTTGCACTGCCACCTAGACGGAAGTGTTCGCCCAGATACGATTATTGACCTAGCAAAACAGTACAATATCGAACTACCTGAAGATCGCGACGCGGTTGTTCAATCTCTAACGGTGCCAGAAGATTGCAAAAACCTAGATGAGTATCTAGCTTGTTTCAGCCTACCATTGCAAGTAATGCAGACTGAAGAAGCAATTGAACGTATCTCTTTTGAGCTTTACGAAGACGCTGCACTAGAAAACGTTAAGTACCTAGAAGTTCGTTTTGCACCGATTCTGCACGTAAACAAAGGTCTATCTCTCGATGCAATCATCGCTAGTGCAGTTAAAGGCATGAAGCGTGCTGAAGAGAAATACGACATCAAGGGCAACTACATCATGTCTGTACTTCGTATGTTCCCTAAAGACTCTATCAAAGACGTAATCGACGCAGGCCACCCTTACCTAGGTAAAGGTGTAGTGGCGTTTGATATCGCTGGCGGTGAAAAGCCAGGCTTCTGTGCTGAATTCCCAGAATACACGCAATACGCTCTTGATAAAGGGTACCGTATTACCGTGCACGCTGGTGAGCAATGGCATGGTCAAAACGTTTACGATGCAGTGACAATGCTTGATGCTGAGCGTATCGGCCACGGTGTTCACATCCAAGGAAACGAAGACGCATACAACATCGTTAAAGAGAAGCAGGTTGCGCTTGAAACTTGCCCAACAAGTAACGTTCAAACCAAATGTATTCACAAATTTAGCGACCACCCAATTGCTGAATTCAAGAAAGACGGCATCGTTGTCACTATCAACACAGATAACCGCACTGTGTCGAACACCACTATGACCAACGAAGTGAAGCGTGTGTGTGAAACTTTCGGTCTAACAAAAGAAGACTACGCAGAGATCTACAAATACTCTGTGGAGAGCGCTTTTGCTTCAGACGAAGTGAAACAACACCTAATGGGTTTCGTTAAGCAAATCTAA
- a CDS encoding LysR substrate-binding domain-containing protein → MVDVKSLLKCDMNLLLCLHVLIEERSVSKTAERLFLSQSAVSKQLTKLRALFDDPLFERESKGLFPTPKATSLAPKIHQILLQVEQLTVPDIFEPKDSERTFNIDLVETAYTAIYPKFMPNALSDAPNITVNSTTWSSETFKRLLKREVDFGIGIFELDERASTHIQNIPAELNHVELLQDYSVCLMRNDHPVLQEEWNLQAFLKYRHIQLVTGGVGDWLLLEILQAKQLQINKAANVSDITSAVKLCKQSDLLMCYPYNSVRDYIESGELVMKPIPIELVPGGLFLLWHRYFDSEPSHKWLRDLIVNKTQDTQM, encoded by the coding sequence ATGGTAGATGTTAAAAGCTTACTTAAATGCGATATGAATTTGCTGCTTTGCTTACATGTTCTGATTGAAGAGCGCAGTGTGAGTAAAACGGCAGAGCGACTCTTTTTAAGTCAGTCTGCGGTAAGTAAACAGCTCACCAAGCTCAGAGCTTTGTTTGATGATCCTCTTTTTGAACGCGAGTCAAAAGGTCTGTTTCCAACCCCGAAAGCGACTTCTCTTGCGCCTAAGATTCATCAAATTCTTTTGCAAGTTGAGCAGCTAACTGTACCGGATATTTTCGAGCCAAAAGACAGTGAACGGACTTTTAATATCGATCTTGTCGAAACTGCTTATACCGCAATTTACCCTAAATTCATGCCTAACGCGCTGTCAGATGCGCCGAATATTACGGTAAACAGCACGACTTGGAGTAGCGAAACCTTTAAGCGCTTATTAAAGCGTGAGGTCGATTTTGGGATTGGGATTTTTGAGCTCGATGAAAGGGCGAGTACCCATATTCAAAATATCCCTGCCGAGCTAAACCATGTCGAATTGCTGCAAGATTACTCTGTATGTTTGATGCGAAATGATCATCCAGTGCTTCAAGAAGAGTGGAACCTGCAAGCCTTCCTTAAATATCGTCATATTCAGTTAGTGACCGGTGGTGTTGGCGACTGGCTGCTACTTGAAATTTTGCAAGCCAAACAGCTCCAAATCAATAAAGCCGCCAACGTGTCGGACATCACCAGCGCAGTAAAACTGTGTAAACAAAGCGATTTACTGATGTGTTATCCGTACAACTCGGTTCGTGACTATATTGAGAGTGGTGAGTTGGTGATGAAGCCGATTCCTATTGAGTTAGTTCCCGGTGGCTTGTTTCTGCTTTGGCACCGTTACTTTGACTCTGAACCAAGTCACAAATGGCTTCGAGACCTGATAGTCAATAAGACCCAAGATACCCAGATGTGA
- a CDS encoding DUF1090 domain-containing protein, with product MTRHLKGPLLFLCALSFNSMASTQCDALIGCEKKFCEIEYQIKKAEQYDNQYKVERLTTALKAAKENCTNEGLKDDLREKIESNEQDLAEYQADLEEAKQDDRADKIRKYEGKIEKELRKTDKLKQELTEIP from the coding sequence ATGACTCGACACTTAAAAGGCCCATTATTGTTTCTTTGCGCGCTCTCTTTTAACAGCATGGCGAGTACCCAATGCGATGCGCTTATAGGCTGTGAAAAGAAATTCTGTGAGATCGAATATCAAATAAAGAAGGCTGAGCAGTACGACAATCAGTACAAAGTGGAGCGATTAACCACAGCGTTGAAAGCGGCGAAAGAGAACTGCACCAATGAAGGTTTGAAGGATGATCTGCGTGAGAAGATTGAATCCAATGAACAAGATTTAGCTGAATACCAAGCCGACTTAGAAGAAGCAAAACAAGACGATAGAGCGGATAAGATTCGAAAATATGAGGGTAAGATCGAAAAAGAACTGCGTAAAACCGATAAATTGAAGCAAGAACTGACTGAGATCCCTTAA
- a CDS encoding HDOD domain-containing protein, producing the protein MFKRVLQALFSPFVSNQSKQNDSSKSVSQQSVSSDSVLEQSTAPSHSSIFVPSSSAHESSLIVDKAISLHDAEFLDYLFGESRLRTESDPFSDFVACQIERLIRSPKALLNELPVMPASVTTLMAELQSDEFDVDALLKVIEREPSMAADVIKLANSAFYKRSEKQVTDLKTAFLNMGSQGLVEGVVNSYMKNFTPGNNIYWRHFGEKIWNHSVQTASFSKELMKDSSSQEDQAAAYFVGLIRNLGKMIIFQMMVEAFKHVDPSVPPNSLALKRLMNSYSIRLTYTIAKFWELPESVLTVIGYQESSRYECTPLGQAVFEANYLSELFYLLEEQTIEVEQFKRRCKETLTLPAAYNVANRIYKESELALVG; encoded by the coding sequence ATGTTTAAAAGGGTATTGCAGGCACTATTTTCCCCTTTTGTTTCTAATCAAAGTAAGCAAAATGATTCATCAAAGAGTGTCTCTCAACAAAGCGTTTCTTCTGATTCCGTTCTTGAGCAAAGCACTGCACCATCTCATTCTTCTATTTTTGTTCCGTCCTCATCGGCTCATGAATCATCACTCATTGTTGATAAAGCAATAAGCTTGCACGATGCTGAGTTTCTTGACTATTTATTTGGAGAGTCTCGCCTGCGAACGGAGTCAGATCCGTTTAGTGACTTTGTTGCTTGTCAGATCGAACGTTTGATTCGCTCTCCAAAAGCCTTGCTTAATGAATTGCCAGTGATGCCAGCCTCTGTGACCACATTAATGGCAGAATTACAGAGTGACGAATTTGATGTAGATGCTCTGTTGAAAGTAATTGAGCGAGAGCCGAGTATGGCTGCCGATGTAATTAAACTGGCTAACAGTGCTTTCTACAAACGCAGTGAAAAACAGGTAACCGACCTAAAAACAGCATTCCTAAATATGGGTTCTCAAGGACTTGTTGAAGGGGTTGTGAATAGCTACATGAAGAACTTCACGCCGGGCAACAATATTTACTGGCGTCATTTCGGTGAGAAAATTTGGAATCACAGCGTTCAAACCGCGTCTTTTTCTAAGGAGTTGATGAAAGATTCTTCATCCCAAGAAGATCAAGCGGCGGCGTACTTTGTTGGGTTGATTCGCAACTTAGGCAAGATGATCATTTTCCAAATGATGGTTGAAGCCTTCAAGCATGTAGATCCTTCTGTTCCGCCTAACTCGTTAGCGTTGAAGCGCCTGATGAACAGCTACTCTATTCGCCTGACTTACACCATAGCTAAGTTCTGGGAGTTGCCAGAATCTGTGCTGACGGTGATTGGTTACCAAGAGTCGAGCCGATATGAATGCACGCCACTTGGTCAAGCTGTGTTTGAAGCTAACTACTTGAGTGAGTTGTTTTATTTACTAGAAGAACAAACGATTGAAGTCGAGCAGTTTAAGCGCAGATGCAAAGAGACCCTAACTTTGCCTGCGGCATACAACGTGGCCAACCGTATCTATAAAGAGTCTGAATTGGCGCTGGTGGGATAA
- a CDS encoding alcohol dehydrogenase family protein codes for MKFELPKTMKGVEMLGHGGAEMLGYREDIAVPEIEPNEVLIKVMAAGVNNTDINTRIGWYSKSDDSDDASWSGEALQFPRIQGADVCGFIVAVGNEVSADRIGERVLIEPCLTEVYGRDLPQPWYFGSECDGGFAEYTKVAAKHAYAVNSTMSDVELASFPCSYSTAENMLTRANVTEGDRVLISGASGGVGSAAIQLAKARGAYVIAITSPSKNQQLLELGADEVVARDADLVKALGANSVNVVIDLVAGDKWPQFLEVLKPRGRYAVSGAIGGAMVELDVRTLYLKDLSFFGCTVLEPEVFQNLVNRIEQQQISAIVAESYSLVDIHTAQEEFLKKKHVGKIVLEVAQR; via the coding sequence ATGAAATTCGAATTACCAAAAACAATGAAAGGCGTAGAGATGTTAGGACACGGCGGAGCAGAAATGCTTGGTTACCGTGAAGATATCGCTGTTCCTGAAATTGAACCTAATGAAGTGCTGATCAAAGTGATGGCCGCGGGCGTAAACAACACGGATATCAACACACGAATCGGCTGGTACTCTAAAAGTGATGACTCAGACGACGCAAGTTGGTCGGGTGAAGCGTTGCAGTTCCCTCGCATCCAAGGTGCTGATGTATGTGGTTTCATCGTGGCGGTCGGCAATGAAGTCTCTGCTGATCGTATTGGTGAACGTGTTCTGATTGAACCTTGTCTGACTGAAGTGTACGGACGAGATTTACCACAACCATGGTATTTCGGTTCGGAATGCGATGGTGGTTTTGCTGAATACACCAAAGTGGCGGCGAAACACGCTTATGCGGTGAACAGCACCATGTCGGATGTTGAGCTAGCGTCTTTCCCGTGCTCTTACTCGACCGCAGAAAATATGCTAACCCGTGCCAACGTAACCGAAGGTGATCGCGTGCTTATTTCTGGCGCATCGGGTGGTGTGGGCTCGGCTGCTATTCAACTAGCCAAAGCTCGTGGCGCTTATGTTATTGCCATTACTAGCCCAAGTAAAAACCAACAGTTACTTGAATTGGGTGCTGATGAAGTGGTTGCTCGTGATGCTGATCTGGTTAAAGCGTTAGGCGCAAACAGCGTCAATGTGGTTATCGACTTGGTTGCCGGTGACAAGTGGCCTCAGTTCCTTGAAGTACTGAAACCCCGTGGCCGTTATGCCGTATCTGGCGCAATTGGTGGCGCTATGGTCGAGCTCGATGTACGAACTTTGTATTTGAAAGATTTAAGCTTCTTCGGTTGTACTGTGCTGGAGCCTGAAGTGTTTCAAAACTTAGTTAATCGAATTGAACAACAACAGATTAGCGCGATAGTTGCGGAGTCGTATTCCCTTGTTGATATTCATACAGCACAAGAGGAATTCTTGAAAAAAAAGCACGTCGGCAAGATTGTTCTGGAAGTGGCTCAACGCTAA
- a CDS encoding SgrR family transcriptional regulator encodes MGNLKRKLELYEKIFQAFGPGVSHCQINQLATLLHVSERHVQTLLKVMTAQGWIEWQASSGRSKKAQLMCLVEPIEACYQYAQTQADTGNIEQVFSTLSFNGRNAGAELQAFLNSANQSAQNVAYIPFHRELEALHPQRVLRRTERFLVMQVCQRLTTVQHGKLSGDLAYHWQPNQDATQWHFQIRNGVQFHNGRTLEPQDIARNLNSLIQSKIWRRCYQHIDEVSASAGNVVVVKLNQPDWHLPRLLARVEASVFDHSSPTDRLIGSGAFSLDIFSSKMLRLSRNSTYSHSTPILNRVELWVYPEWAQSKACAQNQVCVKLPEKTVTVCGDDHSSQPDFGSTFFKIQSPMLSKTVREFTVEDTSECQTLFEQLSVSGDSKTNVKYGHYLTNYLTTKDVALCSIIDENDTFTSWLSFFTRFPFEDLALPTEMIDRIEQGLTSITNQPNFELAMNALLELKHWLNDSGVVVELKQEAFNLEVSEKIQGAQVNGFGWCELDQLWISHF; translated from the coding sequence TTGGGCAACCTTAAGCGCAAGCTTGAACTGTATGAAAAGATATTTCAGGCTTTTGGGCCAGGAGTATCACACTGTCAGATCAACCAACTGGCCACGCTGCTGCATGTAAGTGAACGTCACGTTCAAACCTTACTCAAAGTAATGACAGCACAAGGTTGGATTGAGTGGCAAGCAAGCTCAGGCCGAAGCAAGAAAGCACAACTGATGTGTCTGGTTGAGCCCATTGAGGCGTGTTACCAATACGCACAAACCCAAGCCGATACGGGCAACATAGAACAAGTGTTTAGCACCTTAAGCTTCAACGGCCGCAATGCAGGCGCAGAACTGCAAGCCTTTCTAAACAGCGCTAATCAATCTGCGCAGAACGTCGCGTACATTCCCTTTCACCGAGAACTCGAAGCACTTCATCCTCAACGAGTGCTTAGACGCACCGAACGTTTCTTAGTGATGCAAGTTTGCCAGCGCCTAACCACCGTTCAACACGGCAAACTCAGCGGCGATTTGGCGTATCATTGGCAACCTAATCAAGACGCTACGCAATGGCACTTTCAAATTCGCAATGGCGTTCAGTTCCATAACGGCAGAACACTCGAACCTCAAGACATAGCACGCAATCTTAACTCGCTAATTCAAAGCAAAATATGGCGTCGCTGCTATCAGCATATTGATGAGGTTTCTGCTTCGGCTGGTAATGTGGTTGTCGTGAAGTTGAATCAACCGGATTGGCATTTACCGCGCTTACTTGCCAGAGTTGAAGCCTCCGTATTTGATCACTCATCACCGACTGATAGGCTGATTGGATCTGGCGCGTTCTCACTAGACATATTCTCAAGCAAGATGTTGAGATTAAGCCGTAATAGCACGTATTCACACAGCACTCCGATTCTCAATCGAGTCGAGTTGTGGGTCTATCCGGAATGGGCACAGAGCAAAGCTTGCGCTCAAAATCAGGTGTGCGTAAAACTGCCCGAAAAGACGGTCACTGTGTGTGGCGATGACCATTCTTCCCAACCGGATTTCGGCTCAACCTTCTTCAAGATTCAAAGCCCGATGTTGTCGAAAACCGTTCGTGAATTCACTGTTGAAGACACCTCTGAATGCCAAACCCTTTTCGAGCAATTGTCAGTATCCGGCGACAGCAAAACCAACGTGAAATATGGACACTACCTAACTAACTACCTAACTACCAAAGATGTCGCGCTATGCAGCATTATTGATGAGAACGACACCTTCACTTCGTGGTTAAGCTTTTTCACTCGCTTTCCCTTTGAGGACTTAGCACTGCCTACTGAGATGATAGACAGAATCGAACAAGGCTTAACCTCAATAACAAACCAGCCCAACTTTGAGTTAGCGATGAATGCACTGTTGGAACTCAAGCATTGGTTGAATGACTCTGGGGTTGTGGTTGAGCTCAAGCAAGAGGCGTTCAACTTAGAGGTTTCTGAAAAGATACAAGGCGCGCAAGTAAATGGATTCGGTTGGTGCGAACTCGACCAATTGTGGATTAGCCACTTCTGA
- a CDS encoding Gfo/Idh/MocA family protein, whose product MNDTQRKIKWGIAGLGNIANRFATSVTEHCLRGELYAVAARDHKRAATFANKFGCAKAYDSYEEMANDPAVEAVYITTVHPYHQPLAELFLKNNKHVLVEKPAFTNLADWLEMKALAKQNGVMLLEAMKTVVFPAYRELQSFLVDNNIQIDSIEASFGNHHDYDPELFIFNPELSGGATLDVGVYGLWFFYDLCRTLSVNPSKPQVEVSCLYEGANVDTDACFTFSGGMNGKISASTVQNLPRSAHLTGPDTKITIHEKWWNPAFIEIEHQGQKSTINKRVTGNGFEFEIDHFSELVLQGKTESDILNPEITFQVLDTMEKALIDSGYKHLTQPRR is encoded by the coding sequence ATGAACGACACGCAACGAAAAATTAAATGGGGCATCGCAGGGCTAGGCAACATCGCCAATCGATTCGCAACCTCTGTAACAGAGCACTGTCTGCGTGGTGAACTTTATGCGGTTGCCGCGAGAGACCATAAACGCGCAGCCACGTTCGCGAATAAATTTGGTTGCGCTAAGGCTTATGACTCTTATGAGGAGATGGCGAATGATCCAGCAGTAGAAGCGGTTTACATCACCACCGTTCACCCATACCACCAGCCACTTGCCGAGTTATTTCTAAAGAACAATAAGCACGTATTGGTCGAGAAGCCAGCTTTCACTAACCTTGCTGATTGGCTTGAGATGAAAGCTCTCGCGAAACAAAATGGCGTGATGCTGCTAGAAGCGATGAAGACCGTGGTGTTTCCCGCGTATCGTGAGCTCCAATCATTCTTGGTCGACAACAACATTCAGATAGACTCAATCGAAGCCAGCTTTGGTAACCATCACGACTATGACCCAGAGTTATTTATCTTCAACCCAGAGTTATCAGGTGGAGCAACGCTCGATGTTGGGGTCTACGGGCTTTGGTTCTTCTACGACCTGTGTCGAACTCTGAGTGTTAACCCTTCAAAACCTCAAGTAGAGGTGTCATGCCTGTATGAGGGGGCGAATGTTGATACCGATGCGTGCTTTACCTTCTCTGGTGGTATGAACGGTAAGATATCGGCATCAACGGTGCAAAACCTTCCCCGATCAGCACACTTGACTGGGCCCGACACTAAGATCACCATTCACGAAAAATGGTGGAATCCGGCCTTTATTGAGATTGAACATCAAGGGCAGAAGTCGACCATCAACAAACGAGTGACGGGCAATGGATTCGAGTTTGAAATTGACCATTTTTCAGAGTTAGTCCTTCAAGGCAAAACTGAGTCCGATATCCTAAACCCAGAGATAACCTTTCAAGTGCTCGATACGATGGAAAAAGCACTCATTGACTCTGGCTATAAACATTTAACTCAACCTCGTCGTTAG
- a CDS encoding TetR/AcrR family transcriptional regulator, producing MLREQIAASLEVAFSQQGFAEPSVAQLKTACNVSLRTLYKHFPSKEAMIVGALEHRHHRYLNLLLENVPAGGLESMLDIFNKLQQWMEEYAPRGCMSMNAMAAFPDNEIINQAVTEHKREVKALLGKQSQRDDLASELFLLHEGVSSAWPVLGEKAVTSAQNMVTKLLKETR from the coding sequence TTGTTAAGAGAACAGATTGCAGCAAGTCTTGAAGTGGCGTTTAGCCAACAAGGGTTTGCTGAGCCGAGTGTGGCTCAGCTGAAAACGGCGTGTAATGTCAGCCTGCGTACGCTCTATAAACATTTTCCATCGAAAGAAGCGATGATAGTGGGCGCCTTAGAGCACCGTCATCACCGTTACCTAAATTTGCTATTAGAAAATGTACCTGCTGGTGGCCTTGAGTCGATGCTTGATATCTTCAACAAGTTACAACAGTGGATGGAAGAGTATGCGCCGCGCGGTTGTATGTCGATGAATGCGATGGCGGCTTTTCCTGACAACGAGATAATTAACCAAGCTGTTACTGAACATAAACGAGAAGTAAAAGCACTTCTGGGTAAGCAGAGTCAACGAGATGATCTGGCTTCAGAGCTTTTTCTACTTCATGAAGGTGTATCAAGCGCGTGGCCAGTATTAGGCGAAAAAGCCGTTACATCAGCACAGAATATGGTGACAAAATTACTCAAGGAAACACGATGA
- a CDS encoding homocysteine S-methyltransferase family protein translates to MKTLTILDGGMGRELKEIGAPFSQPLWSAQALIEAPDLVSQAHQNFVDAGAEILITNSYACVPFHLGESLFEQRGFELAALSGELAKAVADNAPHTVKVAGAIPPPFGSYRPDLFKVEEAAPIIQTLYDAQDPNIDLWIVETICSLQEFDSIHAVLKHSHKPCYYAFSLEDTKGDFANIRSGESVADAIKLACQSNAKGIMFNCSVPEVMDQAIIDAKKVIDELGSGLEIGVYANNFAPISSEHKANDMLQEMRELDGQGYLTYAKRWHALGANIVGGCCGIGPKHIQVLADWKRSIQS, encoded by the coding sequence ATGAAAACACTAACCATACTTGATGGCGGCATGGGCCGAGAACTCAAAGAAATTGGCGCGCCATTCTCTCAACCGCTTTGGAGCGCTCAAGCTCTGATTGAAGCCCCTGATCTTGTTAGCCAAGCGCATCAAAATTTTGTCGATGCTGGCGCTGAAATCCTGATCACCAATAGTTACGCGTGTGTACCTTTTCATTTGGGTGAATCACTCTTCGAGCAACGAGGTTTTGAACTAGCAGCGCTATCTGGCGAACTGGCGAAGGCGGTTGCTGATAATGCTCCTCACACAGTGAAAGTTGCGGGCGCGATTCCACCGCCGTTTGGCAGCTACCGACCAGATTTGTTCAAGGTAGAAGAAGCAGCACCAATCATTCAAACGCTTTACGATGCTCAAGATCCAAACATCGACCTTTGGATAGTGGAAACGATTTGTAGCCTGCAAGAATTCGACTCAATTCACGCGGTACTCAAGCACTCACATAAGCCGTGTTACTACGCATTCAGTTTGGAAGATACCAAGGGCGATTTTGCGAACATTCGCTCTGGAGAGAGCGTAGCGGATGCCATTAAACTTGCCTGCCAATCAAACGCGAAAGGCATTATGTTTAACTGTTCAGTGCCTGAAGTGATGGATCAAGCGATCATTGATGCAAAGAAAGTGATTGATGAGCTAGGTAGTGGTTTAGAAATTGGTGTCTACGCCAATAACTTTGCACCTATCAGCAGCGAACATAAAGCAAACGACATGCTTCAAGAAATGCGTGAACTGGATGGTCAAGGTTATCTAACTTACGCCAAACGTTGGCACGCACTGGGCGCGAATATCGTCGGTGGCTGTTGTGGCATCGGTCCAAAACACATTCAAGTTTTGGCGGATTGGAAACGTTCCATACAGAGCTAA